From the genome of Turicibacter faecis, one region includes:
- a CDS encoding ISL3 family transposase translates to MSHTNCISTLLDLKDKNITFSKNCIQETQIKNVRSKLILGTLSFQPTRCYHCGHSFDSNIIKHGFKTSRIKLVKISGFDAYLDLKKQRYKCRHCDRTFTLETSLVNPNCFISTPVKQAIFLEASHKKSETDIARELNVSHSTVNRVIHSSYEEQPLPFNSLPKVLCFDEFKSVKSAEGAMSFIFCDASNGKLIDIVEDRRLSTLRTYFMRFSKAAREGVTHVVIDMYAPYMTLIKEVFPKAKIVLDKFHIVQLVSRALNKTRIRFMNQNKEFYNKFKHYWRLLLKAQEDLSATHYFYSNCFKKMISQQEIIDFLLALDPELKETYDFYQTVQQAIKLRNLEIFHHAIQHPSDLLSHEMKTALKTLTHYQDYVKNTIETPYTNGVLEGINNNIKVIKRIAFGYRSFYHFKARILIIHKYTFEQKKKRNQAV, encoded by the coding sequence ATGTCTCACACTAATTGTATCTCAACTTTACTTGATTTAAAAGATAAAAATATTACTTTTTCAAAAAATTGTATCCAAGAAACTCAGATTAAGAATGTTCGTTCTAAACTTATTTTGGGAACTCTTTCTTTTCAACCGACTCGTTGCTACCACTGTGGTCATTCTTTTGACTCAAATATCATTAAACACGGCTTCAAAACTTCACGTATTAAGCTAGTCAAAATTTCCGGATTTGATGCTTATCTAGACTTAAAAAAACAACGTTATAAATGCCGTCATTGCGACCGAACATTTACCCTAGAAACATCTCTTGTTAACCCTAATTGTTTTATTTCCACTCCCGTAAAACAAGCCATCTTTTTAGAAGCTAGTCATAAGAAATCCGAAACAGATATTGCACGTGAGCTTAACGTTTCTCATTCAACCGTTAACCGCGTCATTCATTCTTCCTATGAAGAACAGCCGCTTCCCTTTAATTCTCTCCCAAAAGTTCTTTGTTTTGACGAGTTTAAGTCGGTTAAATCGGCCGAGGGAGCAATGTCCTTCATTTTTTGTGATGCGTCCAATGGAAAGCTAATTGATATCGTTGAAGACCGTCGCTTAAGTACACTAAGGACTTATTTTATGCGATTTTCTAAAGCAGCTCGTGAAGGTGTAACCCACGTCGTCATTGACATGTACGCCCCTTATATGACACTCATTAAAGAGGTATTCCCTAAGGCTAAGATTGTTTTAGATAAATTTCATATCGTTCAACTAGTCTCTCGTGCTCTTAATAAAACACGCATTCGTTTCATGAATCAAAATAAAGAGTTTTATAATAAATTCAAACATTATTGGCGACTTCTCTTAAAAGCCCAAGAAGATCTTAGTGCCACTCATTACTTCTATTCCAACTGCTTCAAAAAGATGATCTCTCAACAAGAAATTATTGACTTTTTATTAGCCCTAGACCCTGAACTAAAGGAGACTTATGATTTCTACCAAACTGTCCAACAGGCTATTAAACTTCGTAACCTTGAAATATTTCATCATGCCATTCAACACCCCTCTGACCTGCTTTCACACGAAATGAAAACAGCTTTAAAAACACTCACTCATTATCAAGATTATGTCAAAAATACTATCGAAACTCCTTATACCAATGGAGTACTCGAAGGAATTAACAATAACATTAAAGTCATTAAACGTATTGCCTTCGGATACCGTAGTTTCTACCATTTCAAAGCAAGAATTTTGATTATTCATAAATACACTTTTGAACAAAAAAAGAAGAGGAACCAAGCCGTCTAA
- a CDS encoding alpha/beta hydrolase, giving the protein MKKNERKKGKVMFIFLCFLIFTLSFIGSALFKITHKPAWAKEFSVEWNDSIGTVYHDLSYGDQPANTFDLYVPSDNTKENYGLVVYLHAGGFTSGDKADDAEILQWLCSKGYVAAGINYTLRTEENEASVYSQSLEIKQSIPFIVEEAQKRGYHLNEMAISGGSAGGTLAMLYAYRDADQSPLPVKLMFEMVGPASFHVEDWGIYGLDQQTEEAYTAAAGLFGVMSGVKLTSDMVKSQEYLTHMKPISAYQWVNEHSVPSVLLYGTHDKVQPYQGVRHLVDALEKHQVDYAYFEAPHSGHGVQNDDKVFQQFMETVVEYLKTYMPVQS; this is encoded by the coding sequence ATGAAAAAAAACGAACGAAAGAAGGGAAAAGTTATGTTTATCTTCCTCTGTTTTCTCATCTTTACCCTCTCATTTATCGGATCGGCCCTATTTAAAATAACCCATAAGCCGGCCTGGGCAAAGGAATTTTCCGTAGAATGGAATGACTCGATTGGGACTGTTTATCACGACTTATCTTATGGGGATCAGCCCGCCAACACATTCGATTTATATGTCCCAAGCGATAACACAAAGGAAAACTATGGACTCGTTGTCTATTTACATGCGGGAGGATTTACTTCGGGAGATAAAGCAGACGATGCAGAAATCTTACAATGGCTATGTTCTAAAGGCTATGTGGCAGCCGGTATCAATTACACCCTTCGGACAGAAGAAAACGAGGCGAGCGTTTATAGCCAATCACTTGAAATTAAACAAAGCATTCCTTTTATTGTTGAAGAGGCTCAAAAGCGTGGCTATCACTTAAATGAAATGGCTATTAGCGGGGGATCAGCTGGGGGAACGTTAGCCATGTTATACGCATATCGAGACGCAGATCAATCACCGTTACCCGTCAAATTGATGTTTGAGATGGTCGGTCCGGCGAGTTTCCACGTTGAAGATTGGGGAATTTATGGACTCGATCAACAAACAGAGGAGGCCTACACAGCGGCAGCTGGTTTATTTGGTGTCATGTCTGGAGTTAAATTAACCTCAGACATGGTAAAATCACAGGAATATCTCACGCACATGAAACCCATTTCTGCTTACCAATGGGTCAATGAACACTCAGTTCCAAGTGTTTTATTATATGGAACCCATGATAAAGTACAACCGTATCAAGGCGTTCGACACCTCGTCGACGCTCTAGAAAAGCATCAGGTAGACTACGCCTATTTTGAAGCTCCTCATTCGGGACATGGGGTTCAAAATGATGATAAGGTCTTTCAACAATTCATGGAAACAGTCGTTGAGTATCTCAAGACGTATATGCCCGTACAATCTTAA
- a CDS encoding ABC transporter permease: MTVFKTYWKLLKRNLPLVILYTVILIGFAAANMKTNEKNLDFVASKPNIIVINQDEQGTLSRHLIDYLKTASHLKVATSSEEEQINDALFYREANYVIDIPDDYSENFMAGSAPELTVKSTGDYQASLAEMILSRYLNTASIYQKMGMDAHELTTFVDETLAQTVKVNMVSLLDVDQLTKATSYYNFASYSILACLIFIVSLLLNHFNQPTVKKRRLISPIGENKHNRILLLSNGLYALLIWLIYVAISFLLVGDIMWSPHGLIYIINAFMLTLCATSLAFLIGTLVRSPNAISGIVNVIALGSSFLCGAFVPMEWLPDSVLTIAHAIPTFYYIKTNELLKTVEAFHLDTLKPILINMVIIFGFSVLFMILTQLVSQRRRKIG; encoded by the coding sequence ATGACCGTATTTAAAACGTATTGGAAACTTTTAAAAAGAAACCTTCCACTGGTGATTCTTTATACCGTCATATTAATCGGATTCGCGGCGGCGAATATGAAAACGAATGAAAAAAACTTGGACTTCGTCGCTAGCAAGCCTAATATCATCGTCATTAATCAGGATGAACAGGGGACCCTCAGTCGTCATCTTATCGACTATTTAAAAACGGCAAGTCATTTAAAGGTGGCAACGTCTTCTGAAGAAGAACAGATCAATGATGCGCTCTTTTATCGAGAGGCCAACTATGTGATTGATATTCCTGATGACTATAGTGAAAACTTTATGGCGGGGAGTGCTCCTGAACTAACGGTGAAGAGTACGGGGGACTACCAGGCTTCTTTAGCAGAGATGATTTTGTCTCGCTATCTAAACACGGCCTCAATCTATCAGAAAATGGGGATGGATGCCCACGAATTAACAACCTTCGTTGACGAAACACTTGCCCAAACAGTGAAAGTCAACATGGTCTCTTTGCTTGATGTCGATCAGTTAACGAAAGCTACTTCTTATTATAACTTTGCAAGTTATAGTATTCTTGCCTGTCTCATTTTTATCGTTAGCTTACTTCTTAATCATTTTAATCAACCGACTGTTAAAAAGCGACGCCTGATTAGCCCAATTGGAGAAAATAAACATAATCGAATTTTGCTTCTTTCGAATGGTTTATATGCCCTGCTCATCTGGCTTATTTATGTCGCTATTAGCTTCCTTTTGGTCGGCGACATCATGTGGAGTCCTCATGGTCTGATTTATATCATCAATGCTTTCATGTTAACTCTATGTGCGACAAGTCTCGCCTTTTTGATTGGAACCCTCGTTCGCAGTCCAAATGCCATTAGCGGGATTGTCAATGTGATTGCACTCGGTTCTAGTTTTTTATGCGGCGCCTTCGTTCCGATGGAGTGGTTACCCGATTCCGTCCTCACGATTGCCCATGCGATTCCTACGTTTTATTACATCAAAACGAATGAATTACTGAAAACTGTAGAAGCCTTTCACCTTGATACCCTCAAACCCATTCTGATTAACATGGTCATCATCTTCGGATTTAGCGTTCTATTTATGATTCTTACCCAACTCGTTTCTCAAAGAAGACGAAAAATTGGATAA
- a CDS encoding ABC transporter permease yields MSLFELAFNNCKSNIKSYLMLFISMVFSVIVLCNMQILCHGETMNALREMNPYIMDAIFQIMVVLLTLFILFFTWYASNTFLRKRKKEIGIYLFMGVDIRTISRLYLLENLFLGIFACVLGEGIGALFSKFFQVLVIRLAGFDLDLVYDVRPEALIQTFIIFMVIFLLISIKGMISIQRSQVIELLTANKQEEKTPKIGLIYYVEAIVAILILSYGYYLSTLAGTNARYILPTVLLVLIGTYGVYQGLFPIIFKGLSQNKHFLYRGETILTINNLVYRLRSNYRFYTMVSITIAVTICVLGGAFTMKAVYNEQQSQAFVYPVAAITEEEVEVPDEWLKHEVKLLGLEGIGNGFMSSNQVLLMKQSDFVQLVTENGYKNQLSSLPHKLADHQIIQIERPGTLMSIATPVSEYEIENQVYEVVVNSRVVTLGGGINCQIQVVSDATYESLSPSATPLYFYGMRAETEEEANQRAMALSTLVGTQEASIFNGYSYLASVSWVKLVYAIGAFLFFVVMMATGSIIYMKLYHDGSEDKEKYQVLLKIGVRPSELGQAIVREVVLFYLIPLGVGVLHSYFAISALGDLMTADLTPTFFIAVIVCLVIFTLLCICSIQTFKRLIGIKRSSL; encoded by the coding sequence ATGAGTTTGTTTGAATTAGCCTTTAACAACTGTAAAAGTAATATTAAATCTTATTTAATGCTCTTTATCTCAATGGTATTTTCTGTCATCGTGTTATGCAATATGCAAATTCTATGTCACGGTGAAACGATGAATGCGCTGCGGGAGATGAATCCGTATATTATGGATGCCATTTTTCAAATTATGGTTGTCCTACTGACGTTATTTATTCTCTTTTTTACCTGGTATGCCTCAAACACGTTTTTGCGCAAACGAAAAAAGGAAATCGGAATTTACTTGTTTATGGGGGTCGATATTCGCACCATTAGTCGCCTTTATTTACTCGAAAACCTGTTTCTTGGGATATTTGCGTGTGTGTTAGGTGAAGGGATTGGGGCCCTTTTTTCAAAATTTTTTCAAGTTCTGGTGATTAGATTAGCAGGCTTTGACTTAGATCTCGTGTATGATGTCAGACCCGAGGCGTTGATTCAAACCTTTATTATTTTTATGGTTATTTTTCTTTTAATTAGTATCAAAGGAATGATTTCAATCCAAAGAAGTCAGGTGATTGAATTATTAACGGCGAACAAACAGGAAGAAAAAACACCTAAAATTGGACTGATTTATTATGTTGAAGCGATCGTGGCGATTCTTATTTTGTCTTATGGCTATTATTTATCGACGCTGGCTGGGACGAATGCACGTTATATTTTACCGACCGTGCTGTTAGTTTTAATCGGAACCTATGGCGTTTATCAAGGGCTCTTTCCGATCATCTTTAAGGGTCTCAGTCAAAATAAGCATTTTTTGTACCGAGGTGAAACGATTCTTACGATTAATAATTTAGTTTACCGATTGCGAAGTAATTACCGTTTTTACACGATGGTTTCTATTACGATTGCGGTGACCATTTGTGTACTTGGCGGTGCATTCACGATGAAGGCTGTATATAACGAACAACAGTCACAAGCATTTGTATATCCTGTTGCCGCAATCACTGAGGAAGAAGTAGAGGTTCCTGATGAGTGGTTGAAGCATGAAGTGAAATTATTAGGTTTAGAAGGAATCGGGAATGGGTTCATGTCTTCTAATCAGGTGCTTTTGATGAAGCAAAGTGATTTCGTTCAATTAGTAACGGAAAATGGTTATAAAAACCAGTTGTCTTCTTTACCGCATAAGTTAGCGGATCATCAGATAATTCAAATTGAGCGCCCAGGAACGCTTATGTCAATTGCCACACCGGTGAGTGAGTATGAAATTGAGAATCAGGTGTATGAGGTGGTGGTTAATAGCCGAGTTGTGACGCTTGGGGGAGGAATCAATTGTCAAATTCAAGTGGTGAGTGATGCGACGTATGAGTCACTGAGCCCGTCAGCGACGCCGCTTTATTTTTATGGTATGAGGGCTGAAACGGAGGAGGAAGCGAACCAACGCGCGATGGCTTTGTCAACGTTAGTAGGGACACAAGAGGCTAGTATTTTTAATGGCTATTCGTATTTAGCTTCTGTTTCTTGGGTGAAATTAGTGTATGCGATTGGTGCGTTTCTCTTTTTTGTGGTCATGATGGCCACGGGAAGTATTATTTATATGAAACTCTATCATGATGGATCGGAGGATAAGGAAAAGTACCAGGTTTTATTGAAAATTGGGGTACGGCCGTCAGAGTTAGGGCAAGCGATTGTGCGTGAAGTTGTCCTCTTTTATTTGATTCCATTAGGGGTCGGTGTTTTACATAGTTATTTTGCAATTTCCGCTTTAGGGGATTTAATGACCGCAGACTTAACGCCAACTTTCTTTATTGCCGTAATCGTTTGTCTTGTTATTTTTACCTTATTATGCATCTGCTCAATCCAAACGTTTAAACGCCTCATTGGCATTAAACGTTCCTCCCTTTAA
- a CDS encoding ABC transporter permease encodes MRHLNYAFKMLIKDKMLIFWTFAFPLILGTFFYLAFSNIENSEKLSIIPIAIVEDEELTKNSIFKTAFDTLSSPKSDHQLFQTRYTTAEEAKKLLEDNAIVGYLQLKEQEPQLTFNTNGIDETIFQFVTEEMNQRSQLISHLIEKKISEAPEIAPNPEEIYQDVINLVNENNVRVVDRSSEHLSYTQVEFYTLVAMTCLYGGTLSMISINRILANMSPQGKRTSISPVKKWRLIFSHLLASYFVQLLGLALLFAYTVFILKVDYGEHLPLIVLLAIIGSFCGLTLGMAVGVLFKVNENIKIGILISLTMLGCFLSGMMGITMKYVIDTHLPLLNQLNPASMITDGLYSLYYYETFDRYWANIFHLLMVSVVLIGISIFSLRGQTYDRI; translated from the coding sequence ATGCGTCATTTGAACTATGCGTTTAAAATGCTCATCAAAGATAAAATGCTCATTTTTTGGACCTTCGCCTTTCCTCTGATTCTTGGAACTTTTTTTTACCTTGCCTTTTCCAATATTGAAAATAGTGAAAAATTATCCATCATTCCGATTGCCATTGTAGAGGATGAAGAATTAACCAAAAACAGTATTTTTAAAACCGCCTTCGATACACTGAGCTCACCAAAGAGCGACCACCAGCTATTTCAAACCCGCTATACGACAGCGGAAGAAGCAAAAAAATTATTAGAAGATAACGCCATCGTGGGTTATTTACAACTGAAAGAACAAGAACCCCAATTGACATTTAACACCAATGGAATTGACGAAACCATCTTCCAGTTTGTCACCGAAGAAATGAATCAACGCAGTCAACTCATTTCTCATCTTATTGAAAAGAAAATAAGTGAAGCCCCTGAAATAGCGCCCAATCCGGAAGAAATTTACCAAGACGTCATCAACTTGGTCAATGAAAACAACGTCAGGGTTGTTGATCGCTCTAGTGAGCATTTAAGCTACACTCAAGTTGAATTTTATACGTTGGTGGCAATGACTTGTCTTTATGGGGGAACCTTAAGTATGATTTCTATCAATCGGATTTTAGCTAACATGTCCCCTCAAGGAAAGCGGACATCCATCTCACCGGTGAAAAAATGGCGTCTTATTTTTAGCCATTTACTTGCTAGTTATTTCGTTCAACTTCTCGGACTTGCCCTATTATTTGCCTATACGGTCTTTATTTTAAAGGTCGATTATGGGGAGCACCTTCCTTTAATTGTATTGCTCGCCATCATCGGAAGTTTTTGTGGTCTTACACTGGGGATGGCCGTCGGCGTTTTATTTAAAGTCAATGAAAATATAAAAATCGGCATCTTGATCTCGCTCACCATGCTTGGCTGTTTCCTTTCCGGAATGATGGGAATTACGATGAAGTATGTGATTGATACGCATCTCCCACTCTTAAATCAACTGAACCCTGCCAGTATGATTACAGATGGGCTTTATTCATTATATTATTACGAAACATTTGATCGTTATTGGGCTAACATCTTCCATTTATTAATGGTTTCTGTTGTTCTCATCGGAATCTCAATCTTCAGTTTAAGGGGGCAAACGTATGACCGTATTTAA
- a CDS encoding ABC transporter ATP-binding protein yields MKTMINVEHLTKQYQEVLAVDDLSFRVYEGEIVGLLGPNGSGKSTTINCLLSLLNFNNGTIELFDKKMKPDAYDLKAQIGVIFQEVAVFDELTVYENIDYFCGLYIKDQATRRQAIEEAIQLVGLEDYKKFYPKKLSGGLLRRLNIACGIAHRPKLIFLDEPTVAVDPQSRNHILNGIKQLRKNGATIIYTTHYMEEVEQLCDRVIILDKGKIIAMGTTDELKEKTQIEEKVIVEIHDLPLDELNKLKTLKNVDDVRYQAPHLIITYKSGKNNLIEMIEYLKQTPLHYTTIYSQRPTLNDVFLTLTGKELRD; encoded by the coding sequence ATGAAGACTATGATTAACGTCGAGCATTTAACGAAACAATATCAGGAGGTTTTAGCTGTAGATGACTTGTCATTTCGTGTCTATGAGGGAGAAATTGTCGGATTACTCGGTCCAAATGGAAGCGGGAAATCAACCACGATTAACTGTCTCCTCTCCCTCCTCAACTTTAACAACGGAACGATTGAACTCTTTGACAAAAAAATGAAACCCGATGCTTATGATTTAAAAGCACAAATTGGCGTCATCTTTCAAGAAGTTGCCGTCTTCGATGAACTCACCGTCTATGAAAATATCGATTATTTTTGCGGACTCTACATCAAAGATCAAGCGACACGGCGACAAGCCATTGAAGAGGCCATTCAACTCGTTGGACTCGAAGATTATAAAAAATTTTATCCCAAAAAATTATCCGGAGGTCTCTTAAGACGACTCAATATTGCCTGTGGGATTGCCCACCGCCCTAAATTAATTTTTTTAGACGAACCAACCGTTGCGGTTGATCCTCAGAGTCGGAACCATATTCTAAACGGCATCAAACAATTAAGAAAGAACGGTGCTACCATCATTTACACCACTCATTATATGGAAGAGGTTGAGCAACTTTGTGACCGTGTCATCATTCTTGATAAGGGGAAAATTATTGCCATGGGGACGACCGACGAACTAAAAGAAAAAACGCAAATTGAAGAAAAAGTTATAGTTGAAATTCATGATCTACCTTTAGATGAACTAAATAAGCTAAAGACGCTTAAAAACGTCGATGATGTTCGTTATCAAGCACCACATCTCATCATCACTTATAAATCAGGAAAAAACAACCTAATTGAGATGATTGAATACCTTAAACAAACCCCACTCCATTACACGACGATTTATTCTCAACGTCCAACTCTTAACGATGTCTTCCTAACCTTAACTGGAAAGGAGTTGCGTGATTAA
- a CDS encoding TetR/AcrR family transcriptional regulator gives METTSELSKLYLSEALIQLMKTKDFAKITNKNITDRAGLSHITIYRHFDTKEEILSYYLARMFKQWKEDWQEGENMAYQLFTFFQRHQEIIGLLYRAGKQYLLIDQLLASYDYGREDSNAVAYSKLLMCNF, from the coding sequence ATGGAGACAACAAGCGAGTTATCAAAGCTATACTTATCCGAAGCTTTGATTCAATTAATGAAAACGAAAGACTTTGCGAAGATTACGAATAAAAATATTACCGATCGGGCTGGTCTTTCTCATATTACGATTTATCGTCATTTTGATACGAAGGAAGAGATTTTAAGTTATTATTTAGCGAGAATGTTTAAACAATGGAAGGAAGATTGGCAAGAGGGGGAAAATATGGCGTATCAACTCTTTACTTTTTTTCAACGCCATCAAGAAATCATTGGTTTGTTATACCGTGCGGGAAAACAGTACCTTCTGATTGATCAGCTGTTAGCTAGCTATGATTATGGTCGAGAAGATAGCAATGCGGTGGCTTATTCTAAACTATTAATGTGCAATTTTTAA
- a CDS encoding transposase yields MFMDSIISDSNSIFKFLKQLDLDLFLSKPQFNHVNQFLNLMIQENYQGKISAVKHCHRTSFGRFLTDSPWDEEAISHQIQTYVLSCIYQRSYQTQQPIYVMVDDTTCVKTKPSSRATHPIQGCSWHFSHLHHQHVYGHQFVALMLQCEDLILPYQIIPYEKEKQSKIELVRRALMELPKPPYKGYVLADSWYTCEALLQTAKQVGFHYLGAIKTNRIILPKGYRPNGIQLKQFAKTLSLHDLDLVTVGSERYYTYLYKGRIRGGHVVQIILSCRKRLLWKKKLYVVL; encoded by the coding sequence ATGTTCATGGATAGTATTATATCAGATTCAAATTCAATTTTCAAATTTTTAAAACAACTTGATTTAGATTTATTCTTATCTAAACCTCAGTTTAATCATGTTAACCAGTTTCTAAACTTGATGATTCAGGAAAATTATCAGGGGAAAATCTCTGCCGTTAAACACTGTCATCGGACAAGTTTTGGACGATTTTTAACGGATAGTCCTTGGGATGAGGAGGCGATCAGTCACCAGATTCAAACCTATGTTTTATCCTGTATCTATCAGCGTTCTTATCAAACTCAACAACCTATTTACGTGATGGTTGATGATACGACTTGTGTTAAAACTAAACCTTCGTCACGGGCAACACATCCTATTCAAGGATGTAGCTGGCACTTTTCTCATCTTCATCATCAACACGTTTATGGTCATCAATTTGTCGCCTTGATGCTTCAATGTGAGGATTTAATTCTTCCTTATCAAATCATTCCCTATGAAAAAGAGAAACAGAGTAAAATCGAACTCGTTCGAAGAGCTCTGATGGAATTACCCAAACCTCCCTATAAAGGCTATGTCTTAGCGGATAGTTGGTATACGTGTGAAGCTCTCCTTCAAACGGCTAAGCAAGTCGGGTTTCATTATTTAGGAGCGATTAAAACGAATCGAATCATTCTTCCTAAAGGTTACCGTCCCAACGGAATTCAACTGAAACAATTTGCGAAAACATTATCCCTTCATGATCTCGACTTAGTGACCGTCGGATCTGAGCGTTATTATACGTATCTATATAAGGGACGAATAAGAGGGGGACATGTCGTCCAAATCATTTTAAGTTGCCGCAAACGGCTCCTTTGGAAGAAAAAGCTTTACGTTGTTTTATGA
- a CDS encoding ABC transporter ATP-binding protein, whose translation MTSVLQVIGVQKDYGRKGFRTKVLKGIDLTVEKGDFISIMGPSGAGKTTLLNLMSTLDVATSGQIILDGTDLSTVNHKKLSAIRREKIGFIFQDYSLLDNMSIRDNIALPLALGRKKTQKILDKVEEMAQLFGITHQLDKYPYELSGGQKQRAAAARALITNPSVIFADEPTGALDSRSSTDLLECLKRLNETTGATIVMVTHDPFSASYSNRVYMLSDGNVKCQLDKGESRKVFYNQILDLLAVMGGDVE comes from the coding sequence ATGACGTCAGTTTTACAAGTCATCGGAGTTCAAAAAGATTATGGTAGAAAAGGATTTCGGACGAAAGTCTTAAAAGGGATTGATTTAACGGTAGAAAAGGGTGATTTCATTTCTATTATGGGCCCATCAGGAGCCGGAAAAACGACACTTTTAAATTTAATGTCCACGCTCGATGTGGCGACGAGTGGACAAATTATTTTAGATGGAACGGATTTATCAACGGTGAATCATAAAAAATTATCCGCCATTCGTCGAGAAAAAATCGGGTTTATTTTTCAAGATTATAGTTTGCTTGATAACATGAGTATCCGTGATAATATCGCGCTTCCGCTTGCACTTGGGCGTAAGAAGACGCAGAAGATTTTAGATAAAGTCGAGGAGATGGCTCAACTATTTGGAATAACGCATCAGTTAGATAAATATCCTTATGAATTATCAGGAGGGCAAAAGCAACGAGCTGCGGCGGCCAGGGCGTTAATTACGAATCCAAGTGTTATTTTTGCTGACGAACCAACAGGTGCCCTAGATTCCCGTTCATCGACGGATTTATTGGAATGCTTAAAGCGATTAAATGAAACGACAGGGGCGACGATTGTGATGGTGACGCATGACCCGTTTAGCGCCAGTTATTCTAATCGTGTGTATATGTTAAGCGATGGAAATGTAAAATGCCAACTCGATAAAGGGGAAAGCCGAAAAGTCTTTTACAATCAAATCCTCGATTTACTCGCCGTGATGGGAGGCGATGTTGAATGA
- a CDS encoding transposase has product MSHDLKMSAKQLLKHYTKRWPIEIFFREVKQNFGMGNYQIRTLQGIKRLMLMIQFVYLYLKRITLNNRCLGDSLRQCQRKQKQELVKLIYHKAQKGVELKTIFEELKIA; this is encoded by the coding sequence ATGAGTCATGATTTGAAAATGTCTGCCAAACAACTACTTAAACACTATACTAAACGTTGGCCTATTGAAATTTTCTTCCGAGAAGTGAAGCAAAATTTCGGAATGGGGAACTATCAAATTCGAACTTTACAAGGGATTAAACGATTGATGTTAATGATTCAATTCGTTTACCTTTATTTAAAACGAATAACGTTAAATAATCGTTGTTTGGGTGACAGTTTACGCCAGTGTCAACGAAAGCAAAAACAAGAATTAGTGAAATTAATTTATCATAAAGCTCAAAAAGGTGTGGAATTAAAAACCATTTTTGAAGAGTTGAAAATTGCATAG
- a CDS encoding ATP-binding protein: MWTDRKWLVYVLDQLLLNAIKYRSKTPMLTFSVVTEPGVVHLTVHDNGCGIKEEEIPRIFNKGFTGSNGRKETYKSTGMGLYFSKRILDRLGHPIVVQSEVSKSTDMTISFYQLSDYANLTKVSH; the protein is encoded by the coding sequence GTGTGGACGGATCGAAAATGGTTAGTCTACGTGCTTGATCAACTCCTTTTAAACGCGATTAAATATCGGTCCAAGACGCCGATGTTAACGTTTAGTGTGGTGACTGAACCGGGAGTCGTCCATTTAACGGTACACGATAATGGATGTGGGATTAAGGAAGAGGAGATTCCACGAATTTTTAACAAAGGTTTTACGGGAAGTAATGGACGGAAGGAAACGTATAAATCGACAGGAATGGGGCTATACTTTTCAAAACGAATATTAGATCGCTTAGGGCATCCAATCGTTGTTCAATCAGAAGTGTCAAAGTCAACGGATATGACGATTTCGTTTTACCAGTTATCCGATTACGCGAATCTTACAAAAGTGTCACATTAA